tggtgttgggcctgtgagtgcacagatgTCAacaattgaggtttgggaacctccacctagatttcaaaggatgtatggaaatgcctgactgtccaggcagaagtttattGCAGGGGTGAAGCCCTTGTGAAAAACCTCTAGTAGGGCAGtgcaaaggggaaatgtggggttggagccccaacacagggtccccactggggcactgctaGTGGATCTGTGAAAAAAGACCCACaatctccagacctcagaatggtagatctgccaacagcttgcaccatgcacctagaAAAGCTGCGGACATTCAACGCTAGCCTGTGAAAGTAGCCAGGATGGGTActgtaccctgaaaagccacaagagtggagctgcccaagactgtgGGAGCCCACTCCTTGCATCTGCATGACcaggatgtgagacatggagtcaaaggagattattttggagctttaagatttaatgactgcccccACCACCAGacttcagacttgcatggggcctgtagccatttgttttggtcaatttcttccatttggaatggaaGCATTTATAAAATGCCTGTATCCCGTTGTgggtaactaacttgcttttgagttTACAGGTTCatgggcagaagggacttgccttgtctcagatgagactttggacttggaattttgagttaatgctgaaatgagttaaggctttgggggactgttgggaagaaatgattggttttgaaatgtaaggacataagatttgggaggggttgGGATGGGATGATATGGTTAGactttgtgtccctacccaaatctcatcttcaattgtaatccccaggtgttgagggagagacctggtgggaggtgactggatcatgggggcggttttcccaatgctattctcgtgatagtgagggagttctcataagacgtaatggttttataaatggcagtttctcctgggcttttctttctctatttctctctctcttccctgccaccatgtaagatatgtctgcttcctcttccaccatgattgtaagtttcctgaggcctctctagccatgtggaactgtgagtcaattaaacctttttcctctgtaaattacccagtctcaggaagttctttatagcagtgtgaagatggactaatacactattgCATGCAGTTTAAACTCCAAAATCTTTAACATGCTGAAAAGGAATTCCTCTATGACCTGACCTCTGTCTACCTATCAAGCCATTTTTCACCTTTCTTTCCCATATTTACAACATTTCAGCAAATATCGGTGTTCTTGTACTTTTGAAATGTACCAAGTTCTCCCTCACCTGGGACTTCTGTGATCTTTTTCAGTCTAGAATGCAATTTTCCTACCTCTTAACCTAGTTGCAAAAATTAGCTTACATATTATCATCTAAGGAAcccctaaaatattattttgttattatttgtttgttattcctttttctttccctctgggaCAATTTTcacaacttttaattttataaatataaggcCATTTATTTAAATACTACCCAGTACATCTAGAACTTGCTGAAGAGCCACGTGGTCTGCACAGTAGCTACAGGAAAGCCTGGGAACCAGGAAGCAGCAGCCAGTTTGGCCCATGTGCTTTGGTTCATGATGACTGGGTAGTGCAAGGGACTTCAGATGTCCACATAGTGGTCATATGCCATGGTAGCCAGGAGGAAGCATTCAGCCAccccaaagaagaaaaagaaatacatctgAGTGGCACAGCCAAGGAAGGAGATGGTTGTGTCCTGGGCAAGCAGGGTCCCCAGCATTTTGGCCACAATGACTAGGTTGAAGCCAATCTCCAGGAAAGATAAGTTTCCgaggaagaagtacatggggCTGTGTAGCATGGGGTCGGCTAGGGTAACCAGAATAATGAGGCTCTTTCCCATCAGAGTGACCAGGTAGATGGTTAGAAATGTCAGAAAGAGCAATGACTGTATTTCAGCAGGCAGGGAAGAGAAGCTCATGGGGATAAATTCACTTATTTCTGTCCAGTTTCCTGTAGCCATAAGTATAGGCATAAATCCCCAACTGTGGTCCTGGAGAGGAATTCTTGATTGGAAGTCAGATTTCCaatctgtttttcagattttctcttaCCGTCAGTGATAGAGGCAAGGTCAGCACCTCAGCTGGAAGAGGAAAGGTCTTGTGTTGGCTAAGAATAAAGACGCAATAAAGAGTGGTCAGAGCCTAAGCACTGAAATGAGCCATAGGTcacctttctcctctcttttatgttccattttttatcttgttAGCATATTTACTGAAACAAATCTGATCTTGTTCACACACACTCGTTTTCTTCTGCACCCTTAATTCTTTTGTAATAGGGTTAAGTGAAAGGGATCCTGAGGCAAGGGAGCGAAGTAAGAtgagaaaacagtagaaagttTCTATTTATACCTGTTATATATTGGCCTTCATCAAAGACATATTGTTTTCATCTTCATCTGCTGTCAAAACTATTACTAATCTTTCTGTATGCATTTAGGGACTCCAGTTCCAAAACAATTGACAGGGTATGCAgtgaaaaatgtatattgtatCATATTTTATTCTGAAGTTATTCTAAGTAGAAAAAATAGAGGTGAAGGGATGAGTGAGAATAATGTTTACAGGGTGTGGTTGTTTTAATGCACTTCCCCTCTCATTCAATGTAAGAATTGTAGACTACTTCAAATCACATAATACTTATTCTTTCTTGCCACATCagactatggaaaacaatgttaGCAGTTTCCTCTTTGGTCCAGCATATCTATAACTGACAACTGATTCTTAGTACCTGCATAATCCACTGACTCTCAAAATTAAGATCTGAGAGGAGTATTATACTACAACTCTTTGGAAAGTGAGTGTGTCCAAGGAGATTCCCACTACTTCTCTTTCAAGAAcaggaaaattggaaaaaacagattcccacaaaaaaaaaaaaaaatctataaaaaatatagGAAACATTAGAGTGAAGTTTCAAAGGAAAACATTCATGGATAAAAAGTTATGAAACAAGAGATATGATCTTAAATAATATGAAAGGAAACTCTGTATTTATTCAATTTCTATGACAGCACTGATGATACAATGATTGATTATTCACTGAAGCTTAGAATgtaatagagaaaatatttaaataatcaatTATAACACATCACAATGAAAGTCAAAATGCAGAAATATATAGTACCTTAAAGGGGCACAGGAACACATAACATAATCTTTAAAGACTTTCTAGGCAACAGAGATGAAAATAAAGTTGGCTAAAATATAGGAACAGGCACCGTGGGAAGAGGGTGTTGGAGGCCGGCTACATGGAAGATGGGCAGCTTTCCGACATGACTCAGATTCTGACATAAGGGCGGCACCCAGCGACAGGCCGCAGCAAGTGTGGAAAGTGCTAGGCGGGGACAGTGCTTATGAGGGCCTTCTAGAGCAGGGCAACTGCATGTGCACCAGTATCATGTTACCTAGTTGTTGAAAGTGTGGATTCAAGTGAAGAGAGTTTTTCTAATTCAGACGATGATAGCTGTCTTTGGACGCGCAAGTGACAGAAATGTTTTAACCCTCCTCCCAAACCAGAGTCTTTTCAGTTTGGCCAAGAGCAGTCAGAAACCACCTGTTTCTGGAGCAAAGAAGATTAGTAATATGTGGGGTGCTGTACTGCAGGAACAGAATTAAGATTCAGTGGCCACTAAAGTTGGTATCTTGGGAATGGATGGCGCTATTGACAGAAGCGGACAGTTCGAGACCTACGATTGTTTGCTTACTAAGAAACTTAAGAGGGAATCTCAAGAGCATATAAAAGGACTAGATGAGAAACTAGCTGAATATATGCATGgtggcaaaaaaaacaaaaaacaaacaaacaaacaaaaatgggatcaaaggaagaggaaaagggacTAGGTCATCTCAAAAGGAAATGACCTGTCAAAGACAGGCTAGGGAACAGACTAGAACCAGAAATGAACTATAAAGGTTGATATGAGACCACAAAGGAAGATTCTCAAGAGAAAGTGGCTAATGAAATTTCATTCGGGTTACAGGAACCAAAGAAAGATCTGATGGCTCAAGTAGTGAGGATTATTGGGAACAAAAGGCAATTGAACATCTGATGGAAACTGCTGAAGTGGAAAGAAATGTCCTCTTTATAATGAATGGTAGTCAAAGAACAATGGGTGGAGTTTTTCTGAATCTCTTGAAAAACACTCCTAGTATGAGCAAAGAACAAACTAAGGTTGTTTTCTACATTGAAAACCAAAaggaatatgaaaattaaaaagctgCTAGGAAGAGgagaacacaatgaaaaaaatgaaataagctatTAAAAGTCTAAATTTTCAAGATAATGATGTATCATGAGAAACTTCTGCAAGTGGCATAAGTGAGGCCCTGGTCTCTCTTGATGAGTCACAGGAAGGACATGGAGAAGCCAAGCTGGGCGTAGAGGAAGCCATTGAAGTTGATCATTCTCATAACTTGGCCGTCTTTTAAGTACATGTTCAATAGTTTGAGGAATAAGCCTTTCTAAAATAACATTGTAATAAACAATTTTTACTAAAATTGCAATGTTTTGCACTGATTAACATGAGAATCTGGAGGAAAGAtaattgttttcatgttttaaataaaaactaatatatgTGGCAAAAGGAATGCAATTGatagaaacatttaaatatatctcATGTTTGACAAAATACTTAAGAGTATGTAGCATAGGATTTAATTTTTCAATCTGTTGCATGTGCTAATTATTGTATTACTAGCTAATAATCAGTTTTGTCCAGGTCATTATAACATATTATTCAAAAGTTTATTTGCCTTTTCTAATTTATCTTTGCAG
Above is a genomic segment from Chlorocebus sabaeus isolate Y175 chromosome 1, mChlSab1.0.hap1, whole genome shotgun sequence containing:
- the LOC103241222 gene encoding LOW QUALITY PROTEIN: olfactory receptor 10A5 (The sequence of the model RefSeq protein was modified relative to this genomic sequence to represent the inferred CDS: substituted 1 base at 1 genomic stop codon) — protein: MPILMATGNWTEISEFIPMSFSSLPAEIQSLLFLTFLTIYLVTLMGKSLIILVTLADPMLHSPMYFFLGNLSFLEIGFNLVIVAKMLGTLLAQDTTISFLGCATQMYFFFFFGVAECFLLATMAYDHYVDIXSPLHYPVIMNQSTWAKLAAASWFPGFPVATVQTTWLFSKF